In the Desulfovibrio sp. genome, one interval contains:
- a CDS encoding ribbon-helix-helix protein, CopG family — MSTVTARLDADTQAQLEKLAAATSRSRSWLVAEAVRQYVAEQSWQVEAIQEGVRQADEGKFASDQEVTGAFARWGVHAK, encoded by the coding sequence ATGTCTACGGTAACAGCGCGATTGGATGCGGATACGCAGGCGCAGCTTGAAAAGCTTGCCGCTGCTACCTCACGGTCTCGTTCCTGGCTGGTGGCAGAGGCGGTAAGGCAATACGTGGCCGAACAGTCCTGGCAGGTCGAAGCCATTCAGGAAGGTGTTCGGCAGGCAGATGAGGGGAAGTTTGCTTCTGACCAAGAGGTGACGGGAGCCTTTGCTCGTTGGGGCGTCCATGCAAAATAG
- a CDS encoding type II toxin-antitoxin system RelE/ParE family toxin, translating into MQNRPVRWLALALEDLHEIAGYWAEKDSNAGEQIAQCVWNAGQSLASLSSRGRAGRVAGTRELVLADFPYFIAYRVVKSEVHILRVLHTARRYPQ; encoded by the coding sequence ATGCAAAATAGGCCTGTGCGGTGGCTCGCTCTAGCGCTTGAGGATTTGCACGAAATTGCGGGGTATTGGGCTGAAAAGGACTCAAATGCAGGGGAACAAATAGCCCAATGCGTATGGAATGCTGGGCAAAGCCTTGCTTCTCTTTCTTCACGGGGAAGGGCTGGAAGAGTCGCTGGGACTCGTGAGCTTGTGCTGGCAGATTTTCCGTATTTTATTGCATACCGCGTTGTGAAATCGGAAGTACATATCCTTCGTGTTCTACATACCGCCCGACGTTATCCGCAATAA
- a CDS encoding metal ABC transporter permease: MEDFFQYAFLQRTLFMALFGGSVCGAMGVVVVLWRMSLVGMCVSHAAFAGALLAL, translated from the coding sequence ATGGAAGACTTTTTTCAGTATGCCTTTTTGCAGCGCACACTGTTTATGGCCCTGTTTGGCGGTTCGGTCTGCGGGGCCATGGGTGTAGTTGTGGTGCTGTGGCGCATGAGCCTGGTGGGCATGTGCGTTTCGCACGCCGCCTTTGCAGGTGCGCTGCTTGCCTTATAG
- a CDS encoding ABC transporter ATP-binding protein has translation MALARALAEEPEQLFDEQTAALDWRVQRDICNAVATLRETFNLFAIMVTHDPNAVFALAQKVAMLRAGGLFWQGDAQDAINADLLSNPYAVPIQIEYSGERMAALF, from the coding sequence GTGGCGCTTGCCCGTGCTCTTGCGGAGGAGCCGGAACAGCTGTTTGACGAACAGACTGCCGCGCTGGATTGGCGGGTGCAGAGGGACATCTGCAATGCAGTTGCCACACTGCGAGAAACATTCAACCTCTTCGCCATCATGGTAACGCATGACCCCAACGCAGTGTTTGCACTGGCTCAAAAGGTTGCCATGCTACGGGCTGGCGGCCTGTTCTGGCAGGGTGATGCTCAGGATGCCATTAATGCTGACCTGCTGAGTAATCCGTATGCCGTGCCTATTCAGATAGAATACAGTGGCGAGCGCATGGCGGCCTTGTTTTGA
- a CDS encoding VWA domain-containing protein has product MLKAANLDPVTFNLFNCLEDWRVEKKLSGIFPGCWRNLNWLIRRFFVEQTQPRARDDSPVLAVLDYVLLTVRAWDVDEVTPARQNAASIIEHHFPGLKEAMDAILVKVYIYCPDTKAAIEYAKQIALCIRQWKPPQPTATSNCSNANDKSAVRQTTGETNDSTSQIDQQPESACDSAPVQQSRALSALPLKALFHAEVQDLPQHIGEIMAIELTSCSTESAGDALTIAVAGTRQAAPLSAGQKMQALQASIALRTRLQGFLQAQTQRRCSIGRRGTLHANSLYRLQVGNARVFQKESVQLGLNTAVHILLDVSGSMAGAPINLAKRACFAVTTALSRIRGVNPAVTAFPAATATNSVFPIMRHGQAVPDLFDIRTSGGTPLAGALWWILQTMLPLKEQRKMILVITDGMPDNPLAANNAIGVAQKLGFEIYGLGIRDEHITRLLPHTSKVVNDLPDLVPAMFAMLQVALLKSGAV; this is encoded by the coding sequence ATGCTGAAAGCTGCAAACCTTGATCCTGTGACCTTTAATTTGTTCAACTGCCTCGAAGATTGGCGTGTTGAAAAGAAGCTGTCGGGCATTTTCCCCGGCTGCTGGAGAAACCTGAACTGGCTCATACGACGATTCTTTGTAGAGCAAACACAACCAAGGGCCAGGGACGATTCCCCGGTCCTTGCTGTTTTGGACTATGTGCTGTTGACGGTGAGGGCTTGGGATGTGGACGAGGTGACCCCGGCGCGCCAAAACGCGGCGAGCATCATTGAGCATCACTTCCCCGGATTAAAAGAGGCCATGGATGCCATCCTGGTCAAGGTCTACATCTATTGCCCTGATACAAAGGCAGCAATTGAATACGCGAAACAGATCGCCCTGTGCATCCGGCAGTGGAAACCGCCTCAGCCAACTGCAACCAGCAACTGCTCGAACGCAAACGATAAAAGCGCCGTGCGTCAAACTACAGGGGAAACCAACGATTCTACCTCACAAATCGACCAACAACCTGAATCGGCTTGTGACTCTGCGCCGGTTCAACAGTCGAGGGCTTTGAGTGCCTTACCACTCAAGGCCCTGTTTCATGCTGAGGTCCAGGACCTACCCCAACACATTGGGGAAATTATGGCGATTGAGCTTACCAGTTGCAGCACAGAATCCGCTGGTGACGCGCTGACCATCGCTGTGGCAGGCACCCGACAAGCAGCCCCCTTGTCAGCAGGGCAGAAGATGCAAGCGCTTCAGGCCAGCATTGCCCTGCGCACTCGCCTTCAGGGCTTTCTGCAGGCGCAAACGCAAAGGCGATGCAGTATTGGGCGCAGGGGCACACTGCACGCCAATTCGTTATACCGTCTGCAGGTTGGCAATGCTCGTGTTTTCCAAAAAGAGTCTGTGCAACTGGGCCTCAATACGGCTGTCCATATCCTGCTGGACGTAAGCGGCAGCATGGCTGGCGCACCAATTAACCTTGCCAAGCGAGCCTGCTTTGCCGTGACAACGGCACTGAGCCGTATCCGTGGCGTGAACCCGGCGGTTACGGCCTTCCCTGCTGCCACGGCGACCAATTCCGTATTCCCCATCATGCGACACGGGCAGGCGGTGCCAGACCTGTTTGATATTCGAACTTCTGGCGGGACACCCTTGGCTGGGGCTTTGTGGTGGATTTTGCAAACCATGTTGCCCCTCAAAGAGCAACGCAAGATGATCTTGGTTATCACTGACGGCATGCCGGACAACCCGCTGGCCGCAAACAATGCCATCGGGGTGGCCCAAAAACTCGGCTTTGAAATTTATGGCCTTGGCATTCGGGATGAACACATAACACGCCTGCTGCCGCATACCAGCAAGGTGGTCAACGATCTGCCTGATCTGGTGCCTGCCATGTTTGCCATGTTGCAGGTAGCCTTGCTCAAAAGCGGTGCAGTATGA
- a CDS encoding ERF family protein, which produces MHEYQSENITDLAKALLNVQRTVQPVTKDAENPFTKSWYASLNSVMDACRDALIENGIWLCQYPVPVEQPNSLGLVTKLTHAESGQWQSSLAVVPLPKADPQGMGSAMTYARRYALTAMLGMVTEDDDGEGAKNGKKSPVRPKLPVIPPESQKARQRDPSTTNNISAPSNRPLASLENLPPLEGITYQQVTAQDGRPCIIATGNTQAKKELLTGSGFRWNPQRKLWWKYVDAA; this is translated from the coding sequence ATGCACGAATACCAATCAGAAAACATTACCGATTTGGCTAAGGCCCTGCTCAACGTACAGCGAACCGTGCAACCCGTTACAAAAGACGCTGAAAATCCGTTCACCAAAAGCTGGTACGCCAGCCTCAACAGTGTCATGGATGCCTGCCGTGATGCACTTATCGAAAACGGCATCTGGCTGTGCCAGTATCCTGTGCCTGTGGAGCAGCCCAACTCCTTAGGGCTGGTTACCAAGTTGACGCATGCAGAGTCTGGTCAGTGGCAAAGCTCTCTTGCCGTGGTTCCTCTGCCGAAGGCCGACCCGCAAGGGATGGGGTCGGCAATGACATACGCCCGGCGCTATGCTCTAACCGCCATGTTGGGCATGGTAACTGAAGATGACGATGGCGAAGGGGCCAAAAATGGTAAAAAATCGCCTGTACGGCCTAAATTGCCCGTAATTCCCCCTGAATCACAAAAAGCACGCCAACGCGACCCATCCACCACAAACAACATTTCAGCCCCCTCAAATCGACCGCTAGCAAGCCTTGAAAATCTCCCACCGCTAGAAGGCATCACCTATCAGCAGGTTACCGCTCAGGACGGACGGCCTTGCATCATTGCCACTGGCAACACGCAGGCGAAAAAGGAATTGCTTACCGGTTCGGGCTTCCGCTGGAACCCGCAGAGAAAATTGTGGTGGAAGTATGTTGATGCCGCATAA
- a CDS encoding DUF302 domain-containing protein translates to MPWLLIQILLNNQGVDTREGHTLSKKNLTAVKHASCQAGQPNIAKEQNMNTENQPSPQPASQEVDMSNVVGLHAVRAMSDAPTVQQRLENWLAEKNIQIFYVVDHAANAKAYDLFQLPAWVTFFGNPAVGTPLMVENPLMSLNLPLKVLVYEDASGATWLAYHNPAQQAAALGIKPDHPSLKKMETLLKTLAQAVTA, encoded by the coding sequence ATGCCCTGGCTGCTCATCCAGATTCTGCTGAACAACCAGGGCGTAGATACAAGAGAGGGCCATACCCTTTCGAAAAAGAATTTGACCGCGGTTAAACACGCATCCTGCCAGGCAGGGCAACCCAATATTGCAAAGGAACAGAACATGAATACCGAAAACCAACCCTCCCCCCAACCTGCTTCGCAAGAGGTCGATATGAGCAATGTTGTCGGCCTGCACGCCGTGAGAGCGATGTCGGATGCCCCCACCGTACAACAGCGCCTGGAGAACTGGCTTGCAGAAAAAAATATCCAGATTTTCTACGTTGTGGACCATGCGGCCAACGCCAAAGCGTACGATCTTTTCCAGCTTCCTGCATGGGTAACCTTCTTTGGAAATCCTGCCGTCGGCACCCCCCTCATGGTGGAAAACCCCTTGATGTCTTTGAACCTGCCTCTCAAGGTACTGGTGTATGAAGATGCCTCAGGGGCGACATGGTTGGCCTACCATAATCCTGCACAACAGGCTGCGGCACTGGGGATAAAGCCAGATCACCCCAGCCTGAAAAAAATGGAAACCCTGCTGAAAACCCTGGCACAGGCTGTAACGGCATAA
- a CDS encoding metal ABC transporter permease, whose product MGPLAEKPGFSLDTAMGVVFSVVMSLAMLRTEGLSLIRGSLLTVTRFDLQLVAVTALLLFGFDFLFFKEIEAIMGQSHAAVAAGIPVKDIYYACLVLMGLVVAFALKAIDGLLIYALIVTPAATALQNTYRLSRMFLLAALFGRRLQ is encoded by the coding sequence GTGGGGCCGCTTGCCGAGAAGCCAGGCTTCAGCCTTGATACTGCCATGGGTGTTGTTTTTTCGGTGGTGATGAGTCTGGCCATGCTGCGGACAGAAGGACTCAGCCTCATACGGGGCAGCCTGCTCACGGTCACACGCTTTGACTTGCAACTTGTGGCCGTAACGGCCTTGCTTCTGTTTGGCTTTGACTTTCTGTTCTTTAAGGAAATAGAGGCAATCATGGGGCAAAGCCATGCGGCGGTGGCTGCGGGGATTCCCGTTAAGGACATATACTATGCCTGCCTTGTCTTGATGGGGCTGGTGGTGGCTTTTGCCCTTAAGGCCATCGACGGATTATTGATCTATGCGCTCATTGTTACACCCGCAGCCACGGCATTGCAGAACACCTATCGCCTGAGCCGCATGTTTCTGCTGGCTGCCCTGTTCGGCCGCCGGCTTCAGTAG
- the tehA gene encoding dicarboxylate transporter/tellurite-resistance protein TehA, whose product MLKRISPVPVNYFAIVLGLLGLGLSWRYGSNAGLLPAWPGHALLLTGAILWLFLLCTYIYKWVCQKNAALEELHHVIQCCFISLIPITTLLMGITVLPYSRVFSWILLAAGIIGQLGFAAYRGGGLWRGTHVAEATTPIIYLPAVAANFVCASAMGATGHLLWGTLFFGAGMLSWLSLEAAILHRLRTMQALAAAARPVIGIQLAPAFVGCAAYLSINGGEIDAIALALIGYGILQAIFLLRLLPWALEGGFTPSFWAFSFGLASMAGCGLRMITFYSKTGENDLLALGWGLFGMGTFCIVALIAFTLLFFIKKLQNHTVDA is encoded by the coding sequence ATGCTTAAACGTATTTCCCCTGTCCCGGTTAATTACTTTGCCATTGTTCTTGGCTTGTTGGGATTGGGTCTGTCCTGGCGCTATGGTTCCAACGCCGGGCTTCTACCGGCTTGGCCGGGGCATGCCCTGCTTCTGACTGGCGCAATTTTGTGGTTATTTTTGCTCTGCACATATATTTATAAATGGGTATGCCAAAAAAATGCAGCTCTTGAAGAACTGCATCATGTCATCCAATGCTGCTTCATAAGCCTGATCCCCATAACTACGCTGTTGATGGGCATTACCGTCTTGCCATATTCCAGAGTTTTCTCATGGATACTGCTTGCAGCTGGAATAATCGGACAGCTGGGTTTTGCCGCTTATCGTGGAGGAGGACTGTGGCGCGGCACGCATGTGGCTGAGGCAACAACGCCCATCATCTATTTACCAGCTGTTGCCGCCAACTTTGTTTGCGCATCAGCAATGGGTGCCACAGGGCATCTGCTATGGGGAACATTGTTTTTTGGCGCTGGCATGCTTTCCTGGCTGAGCCTCGAGGCCGCAATACTGCACAGATTAAGAACCATGCAAGCGCTTGCAGCGGCTGCGCGCCCGGTGATTGGCATCCAGCTGGCCCCAGCTTTTGTCGGTTGCGCTGCCTACCTATCGATAAACGGAGGGGAAATTGACGCAATTGCCCTGGCGCTGATCGGCTATGGCATTTTGCAGGCCATTTTTTTACTCAGGCTTTTGCCTTGGGCGCTGGAGGGAGGCTTCACACCCTCATTTTGGGCTTTTTCATTTGGCCTGGCTTCAATGGCTGGCTGCGGTCTTCGGATGATAACATTCTACAGCAAAACCGGTGAGAATGATTTGCTAGCCCTCGGCTGGGGCCTTTTTGGCATGGGAACATTCTGCATAGTGGCTCTCATAGCATTTACCCTGTTGTTTTTTATAAAAAAGTTACAAAACCATACGGTTGATGCGTAG
- a CDS encoding methyl-accepting chemotaxis protein: MHNVPRSYSKFYLTLVSLLIINCVLTIYAVFSSNFSLMPTLAAGWTVFTALCIWFGFSCLRPMAHQLSIHRNAIDRLTTGNLSGCHSSSESCSAIMRMRTYAIKDRNAISTISAYSFDFEKNSDQASTKAQTALRDTSAINDETLLLLGEMESVDLSAREVASHVAGIATGVSQMCQSSQSIASNMESALEAAEQVSHTARENSLRIESLGEQAAQGIVGLRNLNDSIAGVREQAVSLRTDMEALGQDSQSIGAILGVIADIADQTNLLALNAAIEAARAGESGRGFAVVADEVRKLAEKTMNATKDVETAIRSIQTMASSNLASTEHAVTAIEKSMSVAEEQIRETDSLMEAMHIVSQEVGSINSDVNALKDMIFSSSKATGEHSQASVDISKMMTTITETTDNMRDRAHKGHLSVQNISQNVNSVNSTIAEMATSTIQVNSSARELTSLTKGMNKSICEFNLGDEPFDVGAIKTAHLAWRSRLEAVLQGHMFLKSAEMIDHHQCAFGKWYDGEGQRNWGNNPIFQEIGKLHEQVHALAIRIAALVEQGNKREAQDIMPEFEEVRQKLFDELDHLYLAMSA; the protein is encoded by the coding sequence ATGCATAACGTACCTAGGAGTTACAGTAAGTTCTATCTCACGCTTGTTAGTCTTCTTATTATTAATTGTGTCCTAACTATCTATGCTGTGTTTTCCTCTAATTTTTCGTTAATGCCAACACTTGCTGCGGGATGGACAGTATTCACTGCATTGTGCATATGGTTCGGATTTTCTTGTTTGCGCCCAATGGCACACCAGCTTAGTATACATCGAAACGCAATAGACCGACTGACGACTGGTAATTTGAGCGGCTGCCATAGTTCCAGTGAAAGTTGTTCCGCGATTATGCGGATGCGTACTTACGCCATTAAAGATAGAAATGCTATCTCGACTATCTCCGCTTACAGCTTTGATTTTGAAAAGAACTCTGACCAAGCCAGCACTAAAGCCCAGACAGCTCTACGTGACACTTCCGCCATTAATGATGAAACTCTGCTTCTTTTGGGTGAGATGGAATCTGTGGATTTGTCCGCCAGGGAAGTTGCTAGCCATGTCGCCGGGATTGCTACAGGCGTAAGCCAAATGTGTCAATCAAGCCAATCCATTGCCAGTAATATGGAAAGCGCTCTGGAAGCTGCGGAGCAGGTATCACATACCGCCCGTGAAAACTCTCTTCGCATTGAATCACTTGGAGAACAGGCCGCACAAGGCATTGTTGGCTTACGCAACCTCAACGATTCAATCGCAGGTGTACGGGAACAGGCAGTATCTCTCAGAACGGATATGGAAGCATTAGGCCAGGACAGTCAGTCTATTGGTGCGATTTTGGGTGTTATTGCTGACATCGCAGACCAAACGAATCTCCTCGCGTTAAATGCAGCCATTGAAGCCGCCAGGGCTGGAGAATCAGGCAGGGGATTCGCAGTTGTTGCCGATGAAGTACGCAAGCTTGCAGAAAAGACTATGAATGCAACCAAAGATGTGGAAACGGCAATAAGATCTATCCAAACAATGGCCAGCAGCAATCTTGCTTCAACGGAACATGCCGTGACTGCAATCGAAAAAAGTATGAGTGTGGCCGAAGAGCAGATTCGTGAAACTGACAGCCTTATGGAAGCTATGCACATTGTGAGTCAAGAAGTCGGAAGCATTAATTCTGACGTTAATGCCCTCAAAGACATGATATTTAGTTCTTCAAAAGCCACAGGTGAACATTCACAAGCATCTGTAGACATTTCAAAAATGATGACAACTATAACTGAAACAACGGACAACATGCGCGACAGAGCCCACAAAGGGCATCTCTCAGTTCAAAATATATCTCAAAATGTAAATTCTGTTAATTCTACAATTGCAGAGATGGCGACCAGCACCATTCAGGTCAATTCTTCGGCCAGGGAACTAACCAGTTTGACCAAAGGGATGAACAAATCCATTTGCGAATTTAATCTTGGCGATGAACCTTTTGATGTAGGTGCCATCAAAACTGCGCATTTGGCATGGCGATCACGCTTGGAAGCGGTACTGCAAGGACATATGTTCCTGAAGTCAGCAGAGATGATCGATCACCACCAGTGCGCCTTCGGTAAATGGTATGACGGTGAAGGACAACGCAATTGGGGTAACAACCCAATCTTTCAGGAAATAGGAAAACTCCACGAACAGGTACATGCTTTGGCTATCCGCATAGCAGCCTTGGTCGAACAAGGTAACAAGAGAGAAGCACAAGACATTATGCCTGAATTTGAAGAAGTTCGCCAAAAGTTGTTTGACGAGCTTGATCACCTTTATCTTGCCATGTCGGCGTAA
- a CDS encoding DUF417 family protein, with the protein MSRMDSVAVTMARVGMIIVLLWIGGLKIAPYEADGIVPFVANSPFMSFLMDAPDEYKSHMNPEGKLVPENRAWHTQHGTYTASYIIGAVIVTLGLMLCLHPLLPQVAAIGSALIVGMSFVTLSFLITTPESWVPALGDIEHGFPYLSGRGRLVIKDVIMMGAAAVTMVDSAKAYLKKQHA; encoded by the coding sequence ATGTCACGAATGGATTCCGTTGCTGTCACCATGGCAAGAGTTGGCATGATCATTGTTTTATTATGGATTGGCGGGCTAAAGATTGCTCCCTATGAAGCCGATGGCATTGTTCCATTTGTTGCAAACAGCCCGTTCATGAGCTTCCTGATGGATGCTCCTGACGAATATAAAAGTCATATGAATCCCGAAGGCAAGCTGGTTCCGGAAAACAGAGCATGGCACACGCAACATGGAACCTACACAGCCTCCTACATTATCGGCGCAGTAATCGTTACCTTGGGGTTAATGCTGTGCCTTCATCCGCTACTGCCACAGGTGGCCGCCATCGGCAGCGCACTGATTGTGGGCATGTCCTTTGTAACCTTGTCCTTTTTGATTACCACCCCGGAATCATGGGTACCAGCTTTGGGTGATATTGAGCACGGATTTCCATATTTGAGCGGAAGAGGCAGACTTGTTATCAAGGACGTGATCATGATGGGGGCGGCAGCCGTTACAATGGTGGACTCCGCAAAGGCATATCTCAAGAAACAACACGCCTGA
- a CDS encoding energy transducer TonB, with amino-acid sequence MLHGLLVFGVIAAARYLPEYLPVQAGGAVMVSLASLGGAFSGGDIAQDSAMLEKTVAAQVKSTLVENAKPDPPTRDAPQREQAVPIKKQAAKPRPVEKEPGDKQNAAVLRPHVQQSGTAPPANSTMAAGRPSASGTSDDQGAANGGADTVNAAREGAAGSGDTQPQLVPWNSTGGPRFLHQAPLRYPRSAQRRNLEGKAVVEAYLDMQGKLLRVRVLQADHEDFAYAALACVQSSSFKPAQREGKAIPCVVRIPMFFVLKGI; translated from the coding sequence GTGCTGCACGGTCTTCTTGTCTTTGGAGTGATCGCGGCCGCCAGGTATTTGCCGGAGTATTTACCGGTTCAGGCTGGGGGAGCGGTGATGGTCAGTCTGGCCAGTCTGGGGGGCGCTTTTTCTGGAGGCGACATTGCACAAGACTCTGCCATGCTGGAAAAAACGGTTGCTGCTCAGGTGAAATCAACCTTAGTGGAAAATGCAAAGCCCGATCCCCCAACCAGAGATGCGCCGCAACGCGAACAGGCTGTTCCCATAAAAAAGCAGGCCGCCAAACCAAGACCTGTAGAAAAAGAGCCTGGTGACAAGCAGAATGCCGCTGTGCTGAGGCCACACGTACAGCAATCTGGTACCGCGCCGCCTGCAAATTCCACAATGGCAGCAGGTAGGCCTTCTGCTTCTGGAACGAGCGATGATCAGGGGGCTGCAAACGGTGGAGCAGACACAGTAAATGCTGCACGAGAAGGAGCGGCTGGCAGTGGAGATACCCAGCCACAGCTTGTGCCCTGGAACAGCACCGGAGGCCCCCGGTTTTTGCATCAGGCCCCCCTGCGTTATCCCCGCTCAGCCCAACGCCGTAACCTTGAAGGAAAGGCGGTTGTGGAGGCGTATCTCGATATGCAAGGCAAATTACTCCGCGTCCGCGTGTTGCAGGCTGATCACGAAGATTTCGCCTATGCGGCACTGGCTTGTGTGCAGTCGTCATCGTTCAAGCCTGCCCAGCGAGAAGGCAAGGCCATTCCCTGTGTGGTGCGTATTCCCATGTTTTTTGTACTTAAGGGGATTTAA
- a CDS encoding rhodanese-like domain-containing protein codes for MNTYNHSLKYTATAILLVCFFAFQALPAGAQMPEAGRVDASVGKSLIDDFGKHLLVIDVRTPEEFGQGHIPEAVNIPIEELAQRSAEIPPNVPTLLVCRTGRRAEAAYLTLQKSGQQHAQLWYLAATPVYEKNGTFTFK; via the coding sequence TTGAACACGTATAACCATTCCCTGAAATACACCGCGACAGCCATTCTTCTGGTGTGTTTTTTTGCATTTCAGGCATTGCCAGCAGGGGCACAGATGCCCGAAGCCGGAAGAGTAGACGCATCCGTGGGGAAAAGCCTCATTGACGATTTTGGAAAGCACCTTCTGGTTATTGATGTGAGGACGCCAGAAGAATTTGGTCAAGGGCATATCCCTGAAGCAGTCAATATTCCCATAGAAGAACTTGCCCAACGGTCTGCGGAGATCCCCCCGAATGTTCCAACACTTCTGGTTTGCCGCACAGGAAGACGAGCCGAAGCTGCATACTTGACGCTGCAAAAATCCGGGCAGCAGCATGCTCAACTTTGGTACCTCGCCGCAACTCCTGTTTACGAAAAAAATGGAACATTTACCTTTAAATAG
- a CDS encoding catalase: protein MKNDHSNKLTNNAGAPVADNNRVMTAGPQGPMLLQNVWFLEKLAHFDREVIPERRMHAKGSGAYGTFTVTHDITNYTKASVFSEIGKKTDLFVRFSTVAGERGAADAERDIRGFAIKFYTDQGNWDLVGNNTPVFFLRDPLKFPDLNHVVKRNPRTNMHSAADNWDFWSLLPEALHQVTVVMSDRGIPASYRHMHGFGSHTFSFINAQNERYWVKFHFRTQQGIKNLTDAEAQELVGKDRDSHQRDLFEHIEKGDFPRWTLFVQVMPEAAAEKLPYHPFDLTKVWYHKDCPLIEVGVLELNRNPENYFAEVEQAAFNPTNIVPGIGLSPDKMLQGRLFSYGDAQRYRLGVNHHLIPVNKSRCPFHSYHRDGQMRVDGNYGGLTNYEPNSHGIWQEQAEFIEPPLKISGDADHWSYPCDDADYFEQPGKLFRIMSPEQQEVLFGNTARALGDAPEEIKLRHIRNCAKADPAYGAGVARACDIPAEKI from the coding sequence ATGAAAAATGATCACAGTAACAAACTTACCAACAACGCCGGAGCCCCTGTTGCCGATAACAATCGTGTAATGACCGCCGGGCCCCAAGGGCCAATGCTTCTTCAGAACGTTTGGTTTCTTGAAAAACTGGCTCATTTTGATCGGGAGGTGATCCCGGAACGTCGCATGCATGCTAAGGGATCCGGCGCTTATGGCACGTTCACTGTCACACATGACATCACGAATTACACAAAGGCTTCTGTCTTTTCTGAAATTGGTAAAAAAACAGACCTGTTCGTTCGATTCTCGACCGTTGCTGGTGAGCGAGGGGCAGCCGATGCAGAGCGGGACATTCGCGGTTTTGCCATCAAATTTTATACAGATCAGGGCAACTGGGACCTTGTTGGCAACAACACCCCTGTGTTTTTTTTGAGAGACCCACTAAAGTTTCCTGACCTCAACCATGTGGTCAAACGCAATCCCCGCACCAACATGCACAGTGCGGCGGATAACTGGGACTTTTGGTCGCTTCTGCCAGAAGCGTTGCATCAGGTTACCGTCGTCATGAGTGATCGCGGCATTCCTGCTTCATATCGGCACATGCACGGTTTCGGCAGCCACACATTCAGCTTTATCAATGCACAGAATGAGCGCTATTGGGTGAAGTTCCATTTTCGCACGCAGCAAGGCATTAAAAACCTCACTGACGCCGAAGCGCAGGAACTAGTTGGTAAGGATCGCGACAGCCACCAAAGGGACCTTTTCGAACATATTGAAAAAGGTGATTTCCCACGTTGGACGCTATTTGTTCAGGTCATGCCAGAAGCTGCAGCAGAAAAACTTCCCTACCATCCTTTTGACCTGACAAAGGTGTGGTACCATAAGGATTGCCCTCTCATTGAGGTTGGCGTTCTGGAGCTCAATCGTAACCCGGAAAACTATTTTGCAGAAGTTGAACAAGCCGCTTTTAACCCCACCAATATTGTACCGGGCATAGGCTTGTCTCCTGACAAAATGTTACAGGGAAGGCTGTTCTCTTATGGGGACGCCCAACGCTACCGGCTGGGCGTTAACCACCACCTCATTCCTGTAAACAAATCGCGCTGCCCCTTCCACAGTTACCACCGTGATGGTCAGATGCGTGTAGACGGCAACTATGGGGGGCTCACCAATTATGAGCCTAACAGCCATGGGATATGGCAGGAACAAGCAGAATTTATCGAACCGCCTTTAAAAATCAGCGGAGATGCTGACCATTGGTCATATCCGTGCGATGATGCGGACTATTTCGAGCAACCAGGAAAATTGTTCAGAATAATGAGTCCTGAGCAGCAAGAGGTATTGTTTGGCAATACCGCCCGCGCCCTTGGAGATGCCCCCGAAGAAATAAAGCTGCGACACATTAGGAATTGCGCAAAAGCTGATCCGGCATATGGAGCGGGAGTGGCACGAGCTTGCGATATTCCGGCAGAAAAAATCTAG